Proteins from a single region of Malassezia restricta chromosome IV, complete sequence:
- a CDS encoding serine/threonine-protein kinase MRCK: MAVSSVKENRSWSARHARINSALHSSELIVAISPLAAFTTQHAAFVRVLLSQLRHHLREESQMGHEVDCALALLWSSLTPARSTSLSPVNTSTIMSIERTRERARTHLDDVLRASLQPNDFSSQCTLQHGATGMVEVVRCRMDRKLYVLKSMLKGVVRREACRFSPVYESQLLAEGYDSGDVSWTPQLHAAFQSPRSLHLLMEYLPAGDLDSLLQAASQAETRYPGKNERGLLQESWVVRYAVDMIAALGWLHSLCFVHRDIKPSNFLLDKSGRLKLCDFATCAPYAYFDELKERRVLAYYTQRPAGTCDYIAPEILQCEEARIQQECVSPPLHTRSSFQPDSRVPGAYGPAVDWWSLGVVLYEMTFGKLPFWAPQAADVYERIVHHEQHFTIKDTDLPCSEALASLIRLLICPENRRLGRHSTSDVQRHHVFHDVPWENVTEIPPPFVPDLRNGTNEHVSVLHSPNGVASGNVGWDSLSMDTPPSFSAMFQGPLDQFPEFDSLDTDPVDVSWGMDLCIPPSISPAPPTPPTASSPVPSNPSEPPPSPLSSSACAEIDTHFCAFSYVPRSDAFEVPTPPRCTSESPPPATSTPFLSKTTSFASSTPVTPAIATFSPDGPPLSTLQRTALERAYMTRQDMHTPFRPSPSMVATASSSEGAAPNSPYPFPPPNRMQRTPRTPVVPGVANFMPDTMGSDSRHSGGSTWKRSVSERQAWSELMRAVERSARKQSVPRHAPLRYAIDEQSPSPPSSPQSPSHNRLPNALDAHISSSPDSNVSSSPPPSPPLLRSRSSYRDIRPTNDANNSVHRSGNGELRHKRSTRQLLLDAQVTSTPTRAARTMPLVPVTVTSHAKGDAPAGSSPRGRTLRTLRGSASVRDFRTEYMRLEEDNFVLPTLSAPVSASAAAAPPSTRSSMDSHRTLSEYRRAPRPLNESEDAFGRRTSLSKQRNIARRMQSTLGLSGLYRYGRPTMVNVLEQTTSSPIMSSPPRSFSGRETFARMRQEQSHIEQSVSVLEKDLDDLRTRVDKMPL; encoded by the coding sequence ATGGCCGTGTCGTCAGTGAAAGAGAATCGATCATGGAGCGCGCGTCATGCTCGAATAAATTCTGCACTGCATTCATCAGAGCTTATAGTAGCTATATCACCGTTGGCCGCATTTACGACGCAGCATGCGGCCTTTGTACGCGTTCTGTTGTCTCAGCTGCGGCACCATCTTCGCGAGGAGAGCCAAATGGGGCATGAGGTGGACTGTGCACTAGCCCTCCTATGGAGCAGTCTGACGCccgcgcgctcgacatcgcTGTCGCCTGTGAATACGTCGACTATCATGTCGATCGAACGTACTCGAGAACGAGCTCGTACCCATCTGGATgatgtgctgcgtgcgtcTCTGCAGCCCAACGACTTTTCATCCCAATGTACATTGCAGCACGGTGCTACCGGTATGGTAGAGGTCGTTCGCTGTCGTATGGACCGCAAGCTCTACGTTCTAAAGTCGATGCTCAAGGGTGTGGTCCGACGTGAAGCGTGCCGCTTTTCGCCCGTATACGAAAGCCAGCTTCTTGCTGAAGGGTACGATTCTGGTGATGTATCCTGGACACCGCAGTTGCATGCTGCTTTCCAGAGTCCACGGTCGCTGCATCTCTTAATGGAATACTTGCCAGCAGGTGACCTTGACTCGCTACTGCAGGCTGCATCACAGGCTGAAACGAGATACCCTGGCAAAAATGAGCGCGGACTACTGCAAGAGTCATGGGTGGTGAGATACGCTGTGGACATGATAGCAGCGCTTGGTTGGCTGCATTCACTTTGCTTTGTGCACCGCGATATAAAGCCCTCCAACTTTCTGTTGGATAAAAGCGGCCGGCTGAAGCTGTGTGATTTTGCGACATGTGCACCCTATGCCTACTTCGACGAACTGAaggagcgccgcgtacTTGCTTATTATACTCAGCGACCCGCAGGTACGTGCGATTACATTGCACCTGAAATATTACAGTGTGAAGAGGCGCGCATTCAACAAGAATGTGTATCACCACCGCTTCACACACGCTCCTCTTTTCAGCCGGATTCACGTGTTCCTGGCGCCTATGGACCGGCCGTCGATTGGTGGAGTCTGGGCGTCGTGTTGTATGAAATGACGTTTGGGAAATTGCCGTTCTGGGCTCCGCAGGCTGCCGACGTGTATGAACGCATCGTTCATCACGAGCAGCACTTTACAATAAAAGATACAGATCTTCCGTGCTCGGAAGCACTCGCCTCTCTCATACGCTTGCTCATTTGCCCGGAGAATCGACGCTTGGGACGGCACAGCACCTCCGATGTGCAGCGGCACCACGTATTTCACGACGTGCCTTGGGAGAATGTGACAGAGATCCCTCCTCCCTTCGTGCCCGATTTGAGGAATGGCACGAATGAGCATGTCAGTGTGCTACACAGCCCCAACGGTGTGGCGTCTGGAAATGTGGGATGGGATTCGCTGTCGATGGATACCCCACCGAGTTTTTCGGCCATGTTCCAAGGCCCCTTGGACCAATTTCCAGAATTTGATTCGCTCGACACAGACCCCGTCGACGTGTCTTGGGGTATGGATCTGTGTATACCTCCCAGCATATCTCCAGCACCGCCGACACCACCAACCGCATCGTCTCCCGTGCCATCTAACCCCAGTGAGCCGCCACCGTCGCCATTGAGCTCCTCAGCTTGTGCTGAGATCGATACTCATTTTTGCGCCTTTAGTTATGTGCCACGTTCAGATGCTTTTGAAGTTCCTACGCCACCCAGGTGCACGTCCGAGTCACCGCCTCCTGCGACATCCACGCCATTTTTGAGCAAAACAACATCATtcgcatccagcacgccCGTCACACCAGCCATTGCGACATTTTCGCCTGACGGGCCGCCGCTCTCTACTCTTCAGCGGACAGCTCTTGAGCGTGCCTACATGACACGACAGGACATGCACACGCCATTTCGACCCTCCCCATCGATGGTAGCaacagcgtcgtcgtcagaaGGCGCCGCACCCAATTCCCCCTACCCCTTCCCGCCGCCAAACCGAATGCAACGCACACCCCGAACACCAGTTGTTCCCGGTGTCGCAAACTTCATGCCTGATACCATGGGCTCCGACTCCCGGCATTCGGGAGGTAGTACATGGAAACGCAGTGTATCTGAGCGCCAAGCGTGGTCCGAGCTAATGCGCGCTGTCGAGCGCAGTGCTCGCAAGCAAAGTGTGCCACGGCACGCACCGCTTCGATACGCTATTGACGAACAGTCGCCCTCACCTCCCTCATCACCACAGTCGCCGTCTCACAATCGTTTGCCGAATGCATTAGATGCACATATATCATCATCGCCCGACTCGAATGTCTCAtcatcgccgccgccatcACCACCCCTGCTACGCTCGCGAAGCTCATACAGAGATATACGACCCACGAACGATGCCAACAACAGCGTACATCGCTCTGGTAATGGCGAACTGCGACACAAGAGAAGTACGCGACAACTGCTTCTTGACGCACAGGTCACGTCGACACCCACCCGCGCCGCACGCACCATGCCACTCGTTCCTGTCACCGTTACTTCTCACGCAAAAGGTGATGCACCTGCTGGATCTTCTCCTCGTGGACGCACGCTTCGCACACTACGTGGAAGTGCCTCGGTGCGTGATTTCCGAACCGAGTACATGCGATTAGAAGAAGACAATTTCGTGCTGCCGACACTTTCGGCACCGGTGTCGGCCAGTGCGGCTGCCGCACCTCCATCTACGCGCTCATCAATGGACAGTCATCGCACGTTATCTGAGTACCGCCGCGCACCCCGTCCGCTAAACGAGTCCGAGGATGCTTTTGGCCGTCGCACGTCGCTATCGAAGCAACGAAATATAGCACGCCGCATGCAATCGACACTCGGATTAAGTGGGCTGTATCGGTACGGTCGACCCACTATGGTAaatgtgctcgagcagacGACATCTTCACCGATCATGTCGTCGCCACCGCGATCCTTTTCGGGACGAGAGACCTTTGCCCGCATGCGACAGGAACAGTCACACATTGAACAAAGTGTATCGGTTTTGGAAAAAGATCTGGACGATTTGCGTACTCGTGTGGATAAAATGCCTCTATGA
- a CDS encoding transcription factor produces the protein MALSGLDHRALAPNSSNISPYSPHHDNPTPENKSLPPLLATSVSIQRPSHPPPKPLWPHHEKKPRTVETHVDSVSQSPSVSASRQTSCANEDRMDSSVGSCPGHGLCNGMGGSTECDGCPTYNNVKANPTWVPPLSAAPADDSLQASTAQAQASAPTSVSTAAPYKSFTNEKQSSIEPLRCTNCQTTTTPLWRRDEEGNNICNACGLYFKLHGTHRPIGMRKTVIKRRKRLMGPSTNGSNLLQAQHQTKSVSPMAKGMTRIKSNDEETPICPEREREAALVLMEVGSSRLPQAGSSSPHRETDESGEWSYASQHDYAPHVCGGRLFRGFQTLAYAPRVSYGSRLLELERLRDELYMERNHLDELLDRTEQTLVELRHARYDVTSYTPPYTVPYLHSPPVDDAPRRAHGPFSPATRAMEHTIKEVPDMPGPRLTPPPTWRTRDRKA, from the coding sequence ATGGCACTATCTGGTCTTGATCATCGTGCTTTAGCCCCCAACTCATCTAATATTTCGCCCTATTCTCCTCATCATGACAATCCCACCCCTGAAAATAAGAGTCTGCCGCCTCTGCTGGCGACGAGTGTATCTATTCAGCGGCCGTCTCATCCCCCACCCAAACCTCTATGGCCACATCATGAGAAAAAACCACGAACTGTTGAGACTCATGTGGACTCTGTTTCTCAATCTCCGTCTGTATCCGCATCACGACAAACGTCGTGTGCTAACGAGGATCGCATGGACTCCTCCGTCGGCTCATGCCCTGGTCATGGGTTGTGCAATGGCATGGGCGGATCAACAGAGTGCGACGGATGTCCTACGTACAACAATGTAAAGGCTAACCCCACCTGGGTTCCGCCACTGAGTGCTGCACCAGCTGATGATTCATTGCAGGCATCGACAGCGCAAGCTCAGGCATCGGCGCCCACCTCCGTTTCTACGGCAGCGCCTTACAAAAGCTTCACCAATGAAAAGCAAAGCTCAATTGAGCCGCTTCGATGCACAAACTGTCAGACAACGACGACGCCATTGTGGCGTCGTGATGAAGAAGGAAACAATATTTGTAATGCCTGTGGCTTGTACTTCAAGCTGCACGGCACTCATCGCCCCATTGGCATGCGAAAGACTGTGATCAAGCGCCGCAAGCGCCTTATGGGACCTTCCACAAACGGATCGAATCTGCTACAAGCTCAGCACCAAACAAAGTCAGTATCGCCGATGGCCAAGGGCATGACGCGTATCAAGTCAAACGATGAAGAGACGCCCATTTGTCCTGAACGGGAGCGTGAAGCTGCTCTTGTGTTGATGGAAGTTGGCTCTTCGCGCCTCCCACAAGCTGGAAGCTCTTCACCTCATCGTGAGACGGATGAATCGGGCGAATGGTCCTACGCCTCGCAGCATGACTATGCGCCACATGTCTGCGGTGGTCGTTTGTTTAGGGGCTTCCAGACCTTGGCGTATGCACCCCGTGTCTCCTACGGCTCTCGTTTACTTGAGCTCGAGCGATTGCGTGACGAGCTTTACATGGAGCGCAATCACCTTGATGAACTACTCGACCGCACCGAGCAAACACTTGTGGAGCTTCGTCATGCGCGTTATGATGTCACGAGTTATACGCCCCCTTACACAGTGCCCTATCTCCACTCACCACCTGTGGACGATGCACCACGAAGGGCCCATGGACCCTTCAGTCCCGCCACCCGTGCCATGGAACATACCATTAAAGAAGTGCCTGATATGCCAGGGCCCCGCCTCActccgccaccgacgtGGCGTACGCGTGATCGTAAGGCGTAA